The following proteins come from a genomic window of Drosophila sulfurigaster albostrigata strain 15112-1811.04 chromosome X, ASM2355843v2, whole genome shotgun sequence:
- the LOC133848608 gene encoding T-box transcription factor TBX20 isoform X2: protein MTHLMGPTECSSAMVATMPFLDNGLNGNLPDYGCYANDYWTSSYTSGGLSPMKQIEACIQTAGKDRTSYKPLEQIDAKLASDIDTHSTGSSSSGGSSSQASSAGNCQDHTSTVPDYPGSSSSSSNNNSNSNNNTATATTTSAVAATATTAKKYKNSHKKDNSNSNGNNSNTSSNSNKSNHNSSNNNNNKGEPETVHPSLAQAIVVLETKALWDQFHAQGTEMIITKTGRRMFPTFQVRIGGLDPHATYICMMDFVPMDDKRYRYAFHNSCWVVAGKADAISPPRIHVHPDSPAAGANWMKQIVSFDKLKLTNNQLDENGHIILNSMHRYQPRFHLVYLPPKNASLDENEHSSHFRTFIFPETSFTAVTAYQNQRVTQLKISSNPFAKGFRDDGTNDVTSSSLGMSSMSHESQARMKQQQQQQQQQQQQQQQQQQMQQQHLKAKDRTPPNSFSLSCTELVEQQSAAAAAAAVAAATATSTAATQLAMQLPATPSSSSTSGNSPDLLGFQLDATPLQQQQQQQQQLHQQQLQQQQQSTSQQLQLQQQQQQQQQQHQQQQQQQQQQQQQQQQLHQMSSSYGGSYHHPYHQHQHQHTPTPLTPLSASSASPPAPGVAAAAAATQVMAAANIYSSIGQPYAAEQSNFGAIYHHNAAAAAHYHSHGSPYGSPYDKLKVTTGHMRQAAAAYGMSSYQSFYGSAAAAHQMMRPNSYIDLGPR, encoded by the exons ATGACACACTTGATGGGCCCCACGGAGTGCTCCAGCGCCATGGTGGCCACAATGCCATTCCTCGACAATGGCCTCAACGGAAATCTGCCGGATTATGGATGCTATGCAAATGACTATTGGACATCGTCGTACACCTCCGGCGGATTGAGTCCCATGAAACAGATCGAAG CTTGCATTCAAACGGCGGGCAAGGATCGCACCTCGTACAAGCCACTTGAACAGATCGATGCCAAGCTGGCTTCGGACATcgacacacacagcacaggcagcagcagcagcggaggcagcagcagccaggcaAGCAGCGCCGGAAATTGCCAGGACCATACTTCGACTGTCCCCGATTAtcctggcagcagcagcagcagcagcaacaacaacagcaacagcaataataata ctgcgacagcaacaacaacttcggcagtagcagcaactgcaacgacagccaagaaatataaaaacagccacaaaaaagacaacagcaacagcaatggaaacaacagcaacacatcaagcaacagcaacaagagcaatcacaacagcagcaacaacaacaataacaaaggt GAACCGGAGACAGTGCATCCATCATTAGCGCAGGCAATCGTTGTGCTGGAAACAAAAGCGCTGTGGGATCAGTTCCATGCCCAGGGCACCGAGATGATCATCACGAAGACGGGCCGTCGCATGTTTCCCACATTTCAGGTGCGAATCGGAGGCCTCGATCCGCATGCCACTTACATCTGCATGATGGACTTTGTGCCGATGGACGATAAGCGTTATCGTTATGCGTTTCACAA CTCCTGTTGGGTTGTGGCGGGCAAAGCGGATGCCATATCGCCGCCAAGAATTCATGTGCATCCCGATTCGCCAGCAGCCGGCGCCAATTGGATGAAGCAAATTGTGTCCTTTGATAAACTGAAGCTGACCAACAATCAGCTGGACGAGAATGGCCAT ATCATACTGAACTCGATGCATCGCTACCAGCCGCGCTTCCACTTGGTTTACTTGCCGCCGAAGAACGCGTCGCTGGATGAGAACGAGCATTCGAGTCACTTTCGTACGTTCATATTCCCGGAGACCAGCTTTACGGCCGTAACAGCATATCAGAACCAGCGC GtaacacaattaaaaatatccaGCAATCCATTTGCTAAAGGATTTCGAGATGATGGCACCAATGATGT caccagcagcagcctgGGCATGTCTAGCATGAGCCATGAGAGTCAAGCACGcatgaagcaacaacaacagcagcagcaacagcaacaacaacagcagcagcagcaacagcaaatgcagcagcaacatctgaAAGCCAAGGACAGAACGCCGCCGAATAGCTTCAGCTTGAGCTGCACAGAGCTTGTCGAGCAACAgtcggcagcggcagcggcagcagcagttgctgctgcaacagcaaccagcacGGCGGCAACACAATTGGCCATGCAACTGCCAGCAACACCGTCGAGCAGCTCCACATCGGGCAACTCGCCGGATCTGTTGGGCTTCCAGTTGGATGCAACAccattgcaacagcagcaacagcaacagcagcagctgcatcaacagcaattgcaacagcagcagcaatccaCGTCccagcaactacaactgcagcagcaacagcagcagcagcagcaacaacatcagcagcagcaacaacagcagcagcagcagcagcaacaacagcagcaacttcatCAAATGTCCAGCAGCTATGGCGGCAGCTATCATCATCCctatcatcagcatcagcatcagcatacGCCGACGCCGTTGACACCGCTCTCGGCGAGCTCGGCTTCGCCGCCGGCGCcaggtgttgctgctgcagcggcagccacaCAGGTGATGGCAGCGGCGAACATTTATTCGAGCATTGGACAACCGTACGCAGCTGAGCAGAGCAACTTTGGCGCCATCTATCATCACAATGCGGCGGCAGCGGCTCACTATCACAGCCATGGCAGCCCCTATGGCAGTCCCTATGACAAGCTGAAGGTCACCACGGGTCACATGAGACAGGCGGCTGCTGCGTATGGCATGAGCAGCTATCAGAGCTTCTATGGCTCGGCGGCGGCAGCGCATCAAATGATGCGGCCCAATAGCTACATTGATCTGGGGCCGCGTTGA
- the LOC133847668 gene encoding splicing factor ESS-2 homolog, translating to MADTPRTPSTPGSLAMEMVKAQNTALAEFKRPLPSHTERRKVKPKILTEERYIEEMSKIIQRDFFPDLERLRAQNDYLDAEGRRDFLQMAEIRARYSMGRFPGTGSRSGTAGRNNAMSPATFETPLSTANGGATPRAETPQSNRSNKSSRSDVEGGSQEGIASQMSLDSFLQHYTSEDNQSFQEIIETAEAKLRQKYAVLYNHEHLSAEQLQRALMLPSIEKQFEEPDPLRKIETWKYTNMNSIMYVPDGVELTEQERVQLAERKQSIQHKATRLPAMHMGHQDEAGNAATAEEEIGGGTATPRIRGFDLLRSPSPRPGEAFSPIMTWGEIDGTPFRLDGGDTPLRSTTAGPSFRINENSRRENIAIALAEKVSEKMRNQKQQALNTARRNIGSPFVRSNMERLASMSPAARRLASGKIGMRNHTPFLTPSPATTKNKLKITPKVVRSSNVINSDSRQQQQTPISSSSRSSSRQATPIDTGSTLTDDLLKIPTKRRSAAADFF from the exons ATGGCCGATACGCCCAGAACGCCCAGCACACCTGGCAGTCTAGCCATGGAAATGGTGAAGGCACAAAACACAGCACTGGCCGAATTCAAGAGACCGTTGCCCAGCCACACAGAACGTCGCAAAGTGAAACCTAAAATTTTGACCGAGGAGCGCTACATCGAGGAGATGTCCAAGATCATACAACGTGACTTCTTTCCCGATTTGGAGCGACTGCGTGCCCAAAACGATTACCTCGACGCGGAGGGGCGTCGCGACTTTCTGCAAATGGCCGAAATTCGAGCACGCTACAGCATGGGACGCTTCCCTGGCACTGGCAGCCGAAGCGGCACAGCTGGCCGCAACAATG CCATGTCGCCCGCCACATTCGAAACGCCTCTGAGCACTGCAAATGGCGGTGCAACGCCGCGGGCCGAGACACCGCAGTCCAACAGAAGTAACAAGAGCAGCAGAAGTGACGTTGAGGGCGGCAGCCAGGAGGGCATTGCAAGCCAAATGTCGCTGGACTCGTTTCTACAGCACTATACCAGCGAGGACAACCAAAGCTTTCAGGAGATCATCGAGACCGCTGAGGCGAAGCTGCGCCAGAAATATGCGGTGCTCTACAACCACGAACACTTGTCTGccgagcagctgcagcgcgCTTTGATGTTGCCCAGCATTGAGAAACAGTTCGAGGAACCCGATCCGCTGCGCAAGATTGAGACCTGGAAATACACGAATATGAATTCAATCATGTATGTGCCCGATGGCGTGGAACTAACCGAACAGGAGCGTGTCCAACTCGCCGAACGCAAGCAGAGCATACAGCACAAGGCCACCAGGCTGCCAGCAATGCATATGGGTCACCAGGATGAGGCAGGCAATGCCGCAACAGCCGAAGAAGAGATTGGCGGCGGCACCGCAACGCCACGTATACGTGGCTTTGATTTGCTGCGTTCCCCATCGCCGCGACCCGGCGAAGCCTTCTCGCCCATCATGACGTGGGGAGAAATCGATGGCACACCATTTCGCCTGGATGGCGGCGATACACCGCTGCGCAGCACTACGGCCGGACCCTCGTTTCGCATTAACGAGAATTCGCGACGCGAGAACATTGCCATTGCGCTGGCCGAGAAGGTGAGCGAGAAGATGCGCAATCAGAAGCAACAGGCGTTGAATACGGCACGCCGCAACATTGGATCACCATTTGTGCGCTCCAACATGGAGCGTTTGGCCAGCATGTCGCCGGCAGCACGTCGCCTGGCCTCCGGCAAGATAGGCATGCGCAATCATACGCCGTTCCTAACGCCATCGCCCGCTactacaaaaaacaaactgaagATTACACCGAAAGTGGTGCGTTCATCAAATGTGATTAACAGtgacagcaggcagcagcagcagacaccAATCTCGTCCAGCAGCCGAAGCAGCAGTCGTCAGGCAACGCCCATTGACACGGGCTCTACGCTCACCGATGATCTGCTCAAGATTCCCACAAAGCGACGCAGCGCCGCCGCCGACTTCTTTTGA
- the LOC133849176 gene encoding uncharacterized protein LOC133849176: MRKLQIQVLTRDGRKNIFETDRFRNVADLKKHIGRSLNVPMTFSKLTYKGRLLSNDSILEDEGVKRLSTLELYWQPLVMTPKQYREKEMELEKLEQKQRHLSRLADNSEATTSKKGNHERVSIGSRPTRGAEQLQEKPSSIEEDAKLVSKATEEPNSESSEELDFLSVYWCCPKKVTSRIGNKAGTGTGTAASTAAGSS; the protein is encoded by the coding sequence ATGCGCAAACTCCAGATTCAAGTGCTGACACGTGATGGACGCAAGAACATCTTTGAGACGGATCGCTTTCGGAATGTCGCCGATTTGAAGAAGCACATTGGACGCTCGTTGAATGTGCCGATGACATTCAGCAAATTGACCTACAAGGGTCGCCTGCTGTCCAATGACAGCATCCTTGAGGATGAGGGCGTTAAGCGTTTGTCCACCTTGGAGCTGTATTGGCAACCCCTGGTGATGACGCCCAAACAGTATCGCGAAAAGGAGATGGAGCTGGAGAAGCTCGAGCAGAAGCAACGTCATCTATCGCGCTTGGCCGACAACTCTGAGGCAACGACATCGAAGAAGGGCAATCACGAACGTGTTTCGATCGGTTCTCGACCGACACGTGGCGCGGAACAGCTACAGGAGAAGCCATCATCAATCGAAGAAGATGCGAAGCTGGTGTCCAAGGCAACCGAGGAACCAAACTCCGAGTCGTCGGAGGAACTTGATTTTCTATCGGTTTATTGGTGCTGTCCCAAAAAAGTCACTTCACGAATCGGAAACAAAGCTGGAACTGGGACAGGAACAGCAGCAAGtacagcagcaggcagcagctaA
- the LOC133848608 gene encoding T-box transcription factor TBX20 isoform X1, which translates to MTHLMGPTECSSAMVATMPFLDNGLNGNLPDYGCYANDYWTSSYTSGGLSPMKQIEACIQTAGKDRTSYKPLEQIDAKLASDIDTHSTGSSSSGGSSSQASSAGNCQDHTSTVPDYPGSSSSSSNNNSNSNNNSSNNNSNSNSNESAATATTTSAVAATATTAKKYKNSHKKDNSNSNGNNSNTSSNSNKSNHNSSNNNNNKGEPETVHPSLAQAIVVLETKALWDQFHAQGTEMIITKTGRRMFPTFQVRIGGLDPHATYICMMDFVPMDDKRYRYAFHNSCWVVAGKADAISPPRIHVHPDSPAAGANWMKQIVSFDKLKLTNNQLDENGHIILNSMHRYQPRFHLVYLPPKNASLDENEHSSHFRTFIFPETSFTAVTAYQNQRVTQLKISSNPFAKGFRDDGTNDVTSSSLGMSSMSHESQARMKQQQQQQQQQQQQQQQQQQMQQQHLKAKDRTPPNSFSLSCTELVEQQSAAAAAAAVAAATATSTAATQLAMQLPATPSSSSTSGNSPDLLGFQLDATPLQQQQQQQQQLHQQQLQQQQQSTSQQLQLQQQQQQQQQQHQQQQQQQQQQQQQQQQLHQMSSSYGGSYHHPYHQHQHQHTPTPLTPLSASSASPPAPGVAAAAAATQVMAAANIYSSIGQPYAAEQSNFGAIYHHNAAAAAHYHSHGSPYGSPYDKLKVTTGHMRQAAAAYGMSSYQSFYGSAAAAHQMMRPNSYIDLGPR; encoded by the exons ATGACACACTTGATGGGCCCCACGGAGTGCTCCAGCGCCATGGTGGCCACAATGCCATTCCTCGACAATGGCCTCAACGGAAATCTGCCGGATTATGGATGCTATGCAAATGACTATTGGACATCGTCGTACACCTCCGGCGGATTGAGTCCCATGAAACAGATCGAAG CTTGCATTCAAACGGCGGGCAAGGATCGCACCTCGTACAAGCCACTTGAACAGATCGATGCCAAGCTGGCTTCGGACATcgacacacacagcacaggcagcagcagcagcggaggcagcagcagccaggcaAGCAGCGCCGGAAATTGCCAGGACCATACTTCGACTGTCCCCGATTAtcctggcagcagcagcagcagcagcaacaacaacagcaacagcaataataatagtagcaacaacaacagcaacagcaacagcaatgaaTCAGctgcgacagcaacaacaacttcggcagtagcagcaactgcaacgacagccaagaaatataaaaacagccacaaaaaagacaacagcaacagcaatggaaacaacagcaacacatcaagcaacagcaacaagagcaatcacaacagcagcaacaacaacaataacaaaggt GAACCGGAGACAGTGCATCCATCATTAGCGCAGGCAATCGTTGTGCTGGAAACAAAAGCGCTGTGGGATCAGTTCCATGCCCAGGGCACCGAGATGATCATCACGAAGACGGGCCGTCGCATGTTTCCCACATTTCAGGTGCGAATCGGAGGCCTCGATCCGCATGCCACTTACATCTGCATGATGGACTTTGTGCCGATGGACGATAAGCGTTATCGTTATGCGTTTCACAA CTCCTGTTGGGTTGTGGCGGGCAAAGCGGATGCCATATCGCCGCCAAGAATTCATGTGCATCCCGATTCGCCAGCAGCCGGCGCCAATTGGATGAAGCAAATTGTGTCCTTTGATAAACTGAAGCTGACCAACAATCAGCTGGACGAGAATGGCCAT ATCATACTGAACTCGATGCATCGCTACCAGCCGCGCTTCCACTTGGTTTACTTGCCGCCGAAGAACGCGTCGCTGGATGAGAACGAGCATTCGAGTCACTTTCGTACGTTCATATTCCCGGAGACCAGCTTTACGGCCGTAACAGCATATCAGAACCAGCGC GtaacacaattaaaaatatccaGCAATCCATTTGCTAAAGGATTTCGAGATGATGGCACCAATGATGT caccagcagcagcctgGGCATGTCTAGCATGAGCCATGAGAGTCAAGCACGcatgaagcaacaacaacagcagcagcaacagcaacaacaacagcagcagcagcaacagcaaatgcagcagcaacatctgaAAGCCAAGGACAGAACGCCGCCGAATAGCTTCAGCTTGAGCTGCACAGAGCTTGTCGAGCAACAgtcggcagcggcagcggcagcagcagttgctgctgcaacagcaaccagcacGGCGGCAACACAATTGGCCATGCAACTGCCAGCAACACCGTCGAGCAGCTCCACATCGGGCAACTCGCCGGATCTGTTGGGCTTCCAGTTGGATGCAACAccattgcaacagcagcaacagcaacagcagcagctgcatcaacagcaattgcaacagcagcagcaatccaCGTCccagcaactacaactgcagcagcaacagcagcagcagcagcaacaacatcagcagcagcaacaacagcagcagcagcagcagcaacaacagcagcaacttcatCAAATGTCCAGCAGCTATGGCGGCAGCTATCATCATCCctatcatcagcatcagcatcagcatacGCCGACGCCGTTGACACCGCTCTCGGCGAGCTCGGCTTCGCCGCCGGCGCcaggtgttgctgctgcagcggcagccacaCAGGTGATGGCAGCGGCGAACATTTATTCGAGCATTGGACAACCGTACGCAGCTGAGCAGAGCAACTTTGGCGCCATCTATCATCACAATGCGGCGGCAGCGGCTCACTATCACAGCCATGGCAGCCCCTATGGCAGTCCCTATGACAAGCTGAAGGTCACCACGGGTCACATGAGACAGGCGGCTGCTGCGTATGGCATGAGCAGCTATCAGAGCTTCTATGGCTCGGCGGCGGCAGCGCATCAAATGATGCGGCCCAATAGCTACATTGATCTGGGGCCGCGTTGA